A single Anopheles maculipalpis chromosome 3RL, idAnoMacuDA_375_x, whole genome shotgun sequence DNA region contains:
- the LOC126561952 gene encoding uncharacterized protein DDB_G0292186-like isoform X3, whose product MNMEFQPLPPVSTMNIGPPTPSPSPHIQILSNGPNGNGPAGGGGGGGPGGGHNGMGPGPNGVHSQLLGPMPPPSILPIGMPLQQVVHNLQHLTNVGGLNMGGNPQQQQQQQQQQHQQQHQQQQQQTHQNLLTSNTPGANGLTGIHHGGTQNLPPTSQLLQAIHQNTSNNNNNGANNNNNNNNTINLNNNNNSNGNNNNSITQYQVQQLWRHHAYLNGKTSNNKDICGEDKHKEENDPWNVETHSAFLGPNLWDKTLPYDSDLKVHQYADLDEFLSENGIPYDGIPNSNLGNSTSLTGQRSDSIGHCAGLSLSGLGQVTTKRERSPSPSDCMSPETMNPPSPADSIFDVTAFSMSSTRDFDPRTRAFSDEELKPQPMIKKSRKQFVPDEMKDDKYWARRRKNNMAAKRSRDARRMKENQIALRAGYLEKENMNLHREVEQLKQENMELRARLSKYQEV is encoded by the exons ATGAATATGGAATTTCAACCCCTCCCACCGGTGTCGACTATGAACATCGGGCCTCCGACGCCATCTCCATCGCCCCACATCCAGATCCTCTCGAACGGGCCGAACGGTAATGGTCCTGcaggtggtggcggtggtggaggacCCGGCGGCGGCCACAATGGTATGGGACCCGGGCCTAATGGGGTGCACAGTCAGCTGCTTGGACCGATGCCACCGCCCAGTATCCTGCCGATCGGTATGCCACTGCAACAGGTCGTCCACAATCTCCAACATCTCACCAATGTCGGAGGGCTTAATATGGGCGGCaatccacagcaacagcagcaacaacagcaacaacaacaccagcaacagcaccaacaacagcagcaacagacgCATCAAAACTTGCTAACGAGCAACACCCCGGGAGCGAACGGGTTGACCGGCATCCATCATGGCGGCACACAAAATTTGCCTCCAACGTCACAGCTACTGCAGGCCATCCACCAGAataccagcaacaacaataacaatggagcaaacaataacaacaacaacaacaatacgaTTAatttgaacaacaacaacaatagtaacggtaacaacaacaactccaTCACACAGTACCAGGTGCAGCAGCTTTGGAGACATCACGCGTATTTAAACG gTAAAACAAGCAATAACAAAGATATCTGCGGCGAGGACAAACACAAAGAGGAGAACGACCCATGGAACGTCGAAACACACTCCGCGTTCCTCGGCCCGAACCTGTGGGACAAAACCCTGCCCTATGACTCTGATCTCAAAGTGCATCAG TATGCTGACCTGGACGAGTTTCTCTCGGAAAATGGCATTCCTTACGATGGAATACCGAACAGTAATCTGGGCAACTCGACCAGCCTGACCGGCCAGCGGTCGGACAGCATCGGCCACTGTGCGGGGCTGTCGCTGTCCGGCCTCGGGCAGGTCACTACCAAACGGGAACGATCGCCCTCGCCATCCGATTGCATGAGCCCGGAAACGATGAACCCACCGTCGCCGGCCGATTCAA TTTTCGATGTTACAGCGTTCTCGATGTCGTCCACCCGTGACTTTGATCCGCGAACGCGCGCCTTCTCCGACGAGGAGCTCAAGCCCCAGCCGATGATCAAGAAGTCCCGCAAACAGTTCGTACCGGACGAGATGAAGGACGACAAGTACTGGGCGCGCCGTCGAAAGAACAATATGGCGGCGAAGCGGTCCCGCGATGCGCGCCGCATGAAAGAAAACCAAATCGCGCTCCGTGCTGGTTACCTGGAAAAAGAG AACATGAACCTACATCGAGAGGTGGAGCAGCTGAAGCAGGAAAACATGGAGCTGCGGGCCCGCCTGTCCAAGTACCAGGAGGTATAA
- the LOC126561952 gene encoding probable basic-leucine zipper transcription factor C isoform X2 produces MNMEFQPLPPVSTMNIGPPTPSPSPHIQILSNGPNGNGPAGGGGGGGPGGGHNGMGPGPNGVHSQLLGPMPPPSILPIGMPLQQVVHNLQHLTNVGGLNMGGNPQQQQQQQQQQHQQQHQQQQQQTHQNLLTSNTPGANGLTGIHHGGTQNLPPTSQLLQAIHQNTSNNNNNGANNNNNNNNTINLNNNNNSNGNNNNSITQYQVQQLWRHHAYLNGKTSNNKDICGEDKHKEENDPWNVETHSAFLGPNLWDKTLPYDSDLKVHQVSEYADLDEFLSENGIPYDGIPNSNLGNSTSLTGQRSDSIGHCAGLSLSGLGQVTTKRERSPSPSDCMSPETMNPPSPADSIFDVTAFSMSSTRDFDPRTRAFSDEELKPQPMIKKSRKQFVPDEMKDDKYWARRRKNNMAAKRSRDARRMKENQIALRAGYLEKENMNLHREVEQLKQENMELRARLSKYQEV; encoded by the exons ATGAATATGGAATTTCAACCCCTCCCACCGGTGTCGACTATGAACATCGGGCCTCCGACGCCATCTCCATCGCCCCACATCCAGATCCTCTCGAACGGGCCGAACGGTAATGGTCCTGcaggtggtggcggtggtggaggacCCGGCGGCGGCCACAATGGTATGGGACCCGGGCCTAATGGGGTGCACAGTCAGCTGCTTGGACCGATGCCACCGCCCAGTATCCTGCCGATCGGTATGCCACTGCAACAGGTCGTCCACAATCTCCAACATCTCACCAATGTCGGAGGGCTTAATATGGGCGGCaatccacagcaacagcagcaacaacagcaacaacaacaccagcaacagcaccaacaacagcagcaacagacgCATCAAAACTTGCTAACGAGCAACACCCCGGGAGCGAACGGGTTGACCGGCATCCATCATGGCGGCACACAAAATTTGCCTCCAACGTCACAGCTACTGCAGGCCATCCACCAGAataccagcaacaacaataacaatggagcaaacaataacaacaacaacaacaatacgaTTAatttgaacaacaacaacaatagtaacggtaacaacaacaactccaTCACACAGTACCAGGTGCAGCAGCTTTGGAGACATCACGCGTATTTAAACG gTAAAACAAGCAATAACAAAGATATCTGCGGCGAGGACAAACACAAAGAGGAGAACGACCCATGGAACGTCGAAACACACTCCGCGTTCCTCGGCCCGAACCTGTGGGACAAAACCCTGCCCTATGACTCTGATCTCAAAGTGCATCAGGTGAGTGAG TATGCTGACCTGGACGAGTTTCTCTCGGAAAATGGCATTCCTTACGATGGAATACCGAACAGTAATCTGGGCAACTCGACCAGCCTGACCGGCCAGCGGTCGGACAGCATCGGCCACTGTGCGGGGCTGTCGCTGTCCGGCCTCGGGCAGGTCACTACCAAACGGGAACGATCGCCCTCGCCATCCGATTGCATGAGCCCGGAAACGATGAACCCACCGTCGCCGGCCGATTCAA TTTTCGATGTTACAGCGTTCTCGATGTCGTCCACCCGTGACTTTGATCCGCGAACGCGCGCCTTCTCCGACGAGGAGCTCAAGCCCCAGCCGATGATCAAGAAGTCCCGCAAACAGTTCGTACCGGACGAGATGAAGGACGACAAGTACTGGGCGCGCCGTCGAAAGAACAATATGGCGGCGAAGCGGTCCCGCGATGCGCGCCGCATGAAAGAAAACCAAATCGCGCTCCGTGCTGGTTACCTGGAAAAAGAG AACATGAACCTACATCGAGAGGTGGAGCAGCTGAAGCAGGAAAACATGGAGCTGCGGGCCCGCCTGTCCAAGTACCAGGAGGTATAA
- the LOC126561952 gene encoding uncharacterized protein DDB_G0292186-like isoform X5, producing the protein MNMEFQPLPPVSTMNIGPPTPSPSPHIQILSNGPNGNGPAGGGGGGGPGGGHNGMGPGPNGVHSQLLGPMPPPSILPIGMPLQQVVHNLQHLTNVGGLNMGGNPQQQQQQQQQQHQQQHQQQQQQTHQNLLTSNTPGANGLTGIHHGGTQNLPPTSQLLQAIHQNTSNNNNNGANNNNNNNNTINLNNNNNSNGNNNNSITQYQVQQLWRHHAYLNGKTSNNKDICGEDKHKEENDPWNVETHSAFLGPNLWDKTLPYDSDLKVHQYADLDEFLSENGIPYDGIPNSNLGNSTSLTGQRSDSIGHCAGLSLSGLGQVTTKRERSPSPSDCMSPETMNPPSPADSTFSMSSTRDFDPRTRAFSDEELKPQPMIKKSRKQFVPDEMKDDKYWARRRKNNMAAKRSRDARRMKENQIALRAGYLEKENMNLHREVEQLKQENMELRARLSKYQEV; encoded by the exons ATGAATATGGAATTTCAACCCCTCCCACCGGTGTCGACTATGAACATCGGGCCTCCGACGCCATCTCCATCGCCCCACATCCAGATCCTCTCGAACGGGCCGAACGGTAATGGTCCTGcaggtggtggcggtggtggaggacCCGGCGGCGGCCACAATGGTATGGGACCCGGGCCTAATGGGGTGCACAGTCAGCTGCTTGGACCGATGCCACCGCCCAGTATCCTGCCGATCGGTATGCCACTGCAACAGGTCGTCCACAATCTCCAACATCTCACCAATGTCGGAGGGCTTAATATGGGCGGCaatccacagcaacagcagcaacaacagcaacaacaacaccagcaacagcaccaacaacagcagcaacagacgCATCAAAACTTGCTAACGAGCAACACCCCGGGAGCGAACGGGTTGACCGGCATCCATCATGGCGGCACACAAAATTTGCCTCCAACGTCACAGCTACTGCAGGCCATCCACCAGAataccagcaacaacaataacaatggagcaaacaataacaacaacaacaacaatacgaTTAatttgaacaacaacaacaatagtaacggtaacaacaacaactccaTCACACAGTACCAGGTGCAGCAGCTTTGGAGACATCACGCGTATTTAAACG gTAAAACAAGCAATAACAAAGATATCTGCGGCGAGGACAAACACAAAGAGGAGAACGACCCATGGAACGTCGAAACACACTCCGCGTTCCTCGGCCCGAACCTGTGGGACAAAACCCTGCCCTATGACTCTGATCTCAAAGTGCATCAG TATGCTGACCTGGACGAGTTTCTCTCGGAAAATGGCATTCCTTACGATGGAATACCGAACAGTAATCTGGGCAACTCGACCAGCCTGACCGGCCAGCGGTCGGACAGCATCGGCCACTGTGCGGGGCTGTCGCTGTCCGGCCTCGGGCAGGTCACTACCAAACGGGAACGATCGCCCTCGCCATCCGATTGCATGAGCCCGGAAACGATGAACCCACCGTCGCCGGCCGATTCAA CGTTCTCGATGTCGTCCACCCGTGACTTTGATCCGCGAACGCGCGCCTTCTCCGACGAGGAGCTCAAGCCCCAGCCGATGATCAAGAAGTCCCGCAAACAGTTCGTACCGGACGAGATGAAGGACGACAAGTACTGGGCGCGCCGTCGAAAGAACAATATGGCGGCGAAGCGGTCCCGCGATGCGCGCCGCATGAAAGAAAACCAAATCGCGCTCCGTGCTGGTTACCTGGAAAAAGAG AACATGAACCTACATCGAGAGGTGGAGCAGCTGAAGCAGGAAAACATGGAGCTGCGGGCCCGCCTGTCCAAGTACCAGGAGGTATAA
- the LOC126561952 gene encoding putative uncharacterized protein DDB_G0293878 isoform X4, protein MNMEFQPLPPVSTMNIGPPTPSPSPHIQILSNGPNGNGPAGGGGGGGPGGGHNGMGPGPNGVHSQLLGPMPPPSILPIGMPLQQVVHNLQHLTNVGGLNMGGNPQQQQQQQQQQHQQQHQQQQQQTHQNLLTSNTPGANGLTGIHHGGTQNLPPTSQLLQAIHQNTSNNNNNGANNNNNNNNTINLNNNNNSNGNNNNSITQYQVQQLWRHHAYLNGKTSNNKDICGEDKHKEENDPWNVETHSAFLGPNLWDKTLPYDSDLKVHQVSEYADLDEFLSENGIPYDGIPNSNLGNSTSLTGQRSDSIGHCAGLSLSGLGQVTTKRERSPSPSDCMSPETMNPPSPADSTFSMSSTRDFDPRTRAFSDEELKPQPMIKKSRKQFVPDEMKDDKYWARRRKNNMAAKRSRDARRMKENQIALRAGYLEKENMNLHREVEQLKQENMELRARLSKYQEV, encoded by the exons ATGAATATGGAATTTCAACCCCTCCCACCGGTGTCGACTATGAACATCGGGCCTCCGACGCCATCTCCATCGCCCCACATCCAGATCCTCTCGAACGGGCCGAACGGTAATGGTCCTGcaggtggtggcggtggtggaggacCCGGCGGCGGCCACAATGGTATGGGACCCGGGCCTAATGGGGTGCACAGTCAGCTGCTTGGACCGATGCCACCGCCCAGTATCCTGCCGATCGGTATGCCACTGCAACAGGTCGTCCACAATCTCCAACATCTCACCAATGTCGGAGGGCTTAATATGGGCGGCaatccacagcaacagcagcaacaacagcaacaacaacaccagcaacagcaccaacaacagcagcaacagacgCATCAAAACTTGCTAACGAGCAACACCCCGGGAGCGAACGGGTTGACCGGCATCCATCATGGCGGCACACAAAATTTGCCTCCAACGTCACAGCTACTGCAGGCCATCCACCAGAataccagcaacaacaataacaatggagcaaacaataacaacaacaacaacaatacgaTTAatttgaacaacaacaacaatagtaacggtaacaacaacaactccaTCACACAGTACCAGGTGCAGCAGCTTTGGAGACATCACGCGTATTTAAACG gTAAAACAAGCAATAACAAAGATATCTGCGGCGAGGACAAACACAAAGAGGAGAACGACCCATGGAACGTCGAAACACACTCCGCGTTCCTCGGCCCGAACCTGTGGGACAAAACCCTGCCCTATGACTCTGATCTCAAAGTGCATCAGGTGAGTGAG TATGCTGACCTGGACGAGTTTCTCTCGGAAAATGGCATTCCTTACGATGGAATACCGAACAGTAATCTGGGCAACTCGACCAGCCTGACCGGCCAGCGGTCGGACAGCATCGGCCACTGTGCGGGGCTGTCGCTGTCCGGCCTCGGGCAGGTCACTACCAAACGGGAACGATCGCCCTCGCCATCCGATTGCATGAGCCCGGAAACGATGAACCCACCGTCGCCGGCCGATTCAA CGTTCTCGATGTCGTCCACCCGTGACTTTGATCCGCGAACGCGCGCCTTCTCCGACGAGGAGCTCAAGCCCCAGCCGATGATCAAGAAGTCCCGCAAACAGTTCGTACCGGACGAGATGAAGGACGACAAGTACTGGGCGCGCCGTCGAAAGAACAATATGGCGGCGAAGCGGTCCCGCGATGCGCGCCGCATGAAAGAAAACCAAATCGCGCTCCGTGCTGGTTACCTGGAAAAAGAG AACATGAACCTACATCGAGAGGTGGAGCAGCTGAAGCAGGAAAACATGGAGCTGCGGGCCCGCCTGTCCAAGTACCAGGAGGTATAA